A section of the Felis catus isolate Fca126 chromosome B2, F.catus_Fca126_mat1.0, whole genome shotgun sequence genome encodes:
- the MPC1 gene encoding mitochondrial pyruvate carrier 1, producing the protein MAGALVRKAADYVRSKDFRDYLMSTHFWGPVANWGLPIAAINDMKKSPEIISGRMTFALCCYSLTFMRFAYKVQPRNWLLFACHATNEVAQLIQGSRLIKYEMTKKASA; encoded by the exons ATGGCGGGCGCGCTGGTGCGGAAAGCGGCGGACTATGTCCGGAGCAAGGACTTTCGGGACTACCTCATGAG TACG CACTTCTGGGGCCCTGTAGCCAACTGGGGTCTTCCCATTGCTGCCATCAATGACATGAAAAAGTCTCCAGAGATTATCAGTGGGCGGATGACATTTG CTCTCTGCTGTTACTCCTTGACGTTCATGAGATTTGCCTACAAGGTGCAGCCTCGAAACTGGCTTCTCTTCGCCTGCCACGCCACAAACGAAGTCGCCCAGCTCATTCAGGGGAGTCGCCTTATCAAATACGA GATGACTAAAAAGGCATCAGCGTaa